Below is a genomic region from Funiculus sociatus GB2-C1.
TGCGGAAATGCACCTCAGCTGTCCTCTATGTGTCTCTGTCACTATTTGATAACTAATTGCTAATCCCATCCCGGTTCCCTTACCAACCGCCTTGGTGGTAAAGAAGGGGTCAAATAAGCGTTGCTGAATATCTTCAGCAATACCCGCTCCACTATCTGCAATGCGAATGGCAATTTGTTTAGATGTCAAAACTTGTGTGCGAATTGTAATTCGACTGGGGTTGGCTTGCCTATCTTTGTAGCTAAGCTTGGCGTTGAACTCCTCTATAGCATCAATGGCATTGGTGAGGAGATTCATAAATACCTGGTTGAGTTGTCCGGCATGGCACTCAATTTTGGGTAATTGACCATACTCTTTGACAACTTCAATGGCTGGATGATCTGGCTTCGCCTTGAGACGGTTTTGGAGGAGCATCAGCGTGCTATCAATGCCTTGGTGAATATCCACATCCTTGACTTCTGATTCATCTAAACGGGAGAACACGCGCAGCGACTGAACAATATCACGAATGCGCTGAGCGCCGACTTGCATCGAGGCAAGGAGTTTGGATAAATCTTCCTTGAGAAATTCCAGTTCCATGTCCTCTGCTTTGTCTTGAATCTGTGGCGTGGGCTGAGGATACAGCTCTTGGTACAGCTCAATCAACTCTAGTAAATCTTGGATGTAAGAGCTGGCATGAGTGAGATTGCCGTAGATGAAGTTGACTGGATTATTGATTTCGTGGGCAATGCCTGCAACCATCTGACCCAAACTAGACATTTTCTCACTCTGTACTAGCTGGAGTTGGGTGTGGTTAAGTTTGGTCAGCGTTTGGTTGAGCAGTGTAATCTGTTGTTGCGTCTGGTTATACAGTTGAGCCTGAGTAATGGCAACTGCTAGCTGATCTACCACCGCTTTGAGTAATTCCCGATCTAGTTGACTCAAGTAATGAGCGTGCAAACCAATGAGATAGCCGCAGCCGCCATCTAGAAGCGGGATAGGGAGTGCAAGGTAGGCATGAGCTTTTAACTCCAGAGGTGTTGGCTCTAACTCAGCATCAACAAACAACAGCTGAAGTGCCTCTGTCTGCTGTAAACAGGCTGCTATGTCTATAGATGAATTGGACTGAAACTTTCTTGGCTGAATTGTCAATGTTTGGGCGTGAGAGTCGCCAACCAGCTCAAGGGTTTGGGATTGGGGATCGTACCAGCCAAACAGCACTCTATCGAGCTGTGTTAAGGTTGCCAGTTCTGTTACCGTCGTCTGAACAATGGTTTGTAGCTCTAAAGATTCTCGGATGCGACGCACTAAACGGTTCAGTAGAGCTTCCTGCTCGGCACGAGTGCGGGTTTGCTCAAACAGCTGCACCTGTCGCCATGCACCAATCAAGGCAATCAGCAACAATCCGCCTAAAACGGTCGCCAAAAGGTTAAGTGCGCTTAAGTGAGATTCGATGTTCTGGCGAGGAATAACCAGCGCAATTGACCAATCCGCTTCTTTGAGAGGCACGTAGGCAACGTAGTTCCAGGTGCCATTGACTCGTATTAGTTTAATCCCCGCTTGTTTGGCAACCATTTCCTGGGCGATCGCTGCCAGAGCCGGATTGGAAGATTCTAGGAAGCTGGGTGCCTGACGCTCTGCGGAGCCAATCATCTTGGGGTCAGGATGGGCGATCGCTACTCCTTGCGAGTTGAGTGCAAACGCATAGCTGCCGACTCCCTCCTGGAGCCTGCTCACGACCTGAATCACTCGGTCAACTTTGATCGCTCCACCCATTGCTCCCAGCACTTGAGTACCTGGAACCCGCATAATTGGAGCGCTGATATTGATTTGTAGGAGTCCGGTGGTACGACTGACCACGGGATTCGCTGCACTGACTTGCCCTGCCATTGCGTTGATAAACCATTCACGGTCTTTAAGATTTTTGCGATGAGGTCCGACGCTGGTATTAGCACCCCACCCCTCAGAGTTGACAATTGTCAGCTGGTGAATTTCTTTAAACCGTTGCAATTCTGACTTTAAATAAGGCTGGGCGACTGACCAATCCATCGAGCGCACGAGGGGACTGTTCGCCAGCATCTCTACTTCAGTCTTCCGATTAGATAGCCACTGGTCAATCTCATCCCGTCCCTGCTGGACTTCTAGTAAGGCTTGTTGCTGGAGGTTCGCAAGAATCAGTCCCCGCACAACCTGATAGCTGACTACAGCGATCGCACTCACCCCCAACGTTGACCCTGCCAGTATCGACATAACAATCAGGTCACGAGGTTGCCATCTTTGCTTGTAGCGATGCTGCTTTCTTGGCAGCCTTAGCCAAAACGCTTTAGAAAAATTGAATTTTCCCAATCTGGGAAATGCTTGCTGGCTAATTTTTTGGCTACCTGAGTCAGCCTGATTGTTTAGAGAGGACATTCTTATTACTACTGTTATCGACTTGAGACATAGGAGATTTCCAAGGAACTTAATATCGTGAAAGTTGAAATAGTTCTATGTCACACTCCACAATCAGGTAGTTCCCTATAAGAATAATATGGAGATGTACTGTTACCCCAACTTTTTTACTTACAAATTCAGATATTAGCACCTGATGATTGAACCAGCATTGGGACAATTACGGAATTTTTATCCTGTCAAAAATATGCGATTTAGAGGTCAACAGAAAAATTTCGATTCTTCCTCAAAGCAATAAATGAGCGTGTAGAGGTACCTCTACACGCTCATTGCCGCTTAGCGCTAACAATAGATTCGCAGATTAAGCTGACATCTCTTACCTTTCCAAGCAGAGCGTCAGGACAGGATTCCTATATTTTCCAGCTTTACAGATGTATCCCTTCATTGTTCGACGCTTCAGAGTCATCAACTTGGAGTGGCTGAAGAAAAGCCGGTTCTACATCGTCATTGGTAACGACTACGATCGTTTCCTCCAACACCGCGAATACAGCCAACTCCTACAATATCTCGCCCACTACCATCAAATTTTTCAAGAAGGCTGGGATAGAATCATCGTTCTGCGTCCCTCCAACTATGGTGGCTACGACATCCAACTCAACGCCGCCATGCAATGCTTAGGCTAGAGAGTACGGCGTTGCTGAAAGTGTAATGAGCTAAGTTGGCAGAGGCACTGTCCCATCCTTCAAGTAGTGAAGCAGCAAGCGCAGCGAACACTTCAACATATCAACCGACTTGGAGTAGCACCAGCTCTTGCGATGCAACCGTGCCAAGTAGTGCCGTAACCGAGTATTCTCTCCCTCAACACGAGTCATATAGGTCTTGCTCACAATCTGGTCACCCTGCGAGGGTGAACATCGGGTACACCTTCCATCCATCGGTGACATAGAAGAAGCATTGCCAGCATTTGACAATTGACCACAAACGCTTGAAGGTTTCCCCACTGCGATCACCGATCACCCAAGCCAAAATTCCCGCTTGCTTGTGATTGACGGCTGTCCAAATCCACAGCTTGTTGCGTTTGCTGCCGACAAAAGTTTGCAGTTCATCCAAGTCCGTGACCTCTGGGATCTCTTCAGCCTCTGGAGCATCATCCAGTCGATGTCCTGCTTCTCGAATCCAGTGCATCACAGTTGTGTGGTGGATCTCAGTGACTCGTTCGCTCCCCCGCAGCCCCATGCCGTTAAGATACATCTTGATGCACAATTGCTTGACTTCATTCGAGTAGCGCCAAGGACGGTAGGATTCGAGGAACTGACGACCGCACTGCTTGCACTTGTAGCATTGTCTTCCTCGACGCTGACCATTTTTAGCTGTTTGAGTTG
It encodes:
- a CDS encoding ATP-binding protein; protein product: MSSLNNQADSGSQKISQQAFPRLGKFNFSKAFWLRLPRKQHRYKQRWQPRDLIVMSILAGSTLGVSAIAVVSYQVVRGLILANLQQQALLEVQQGRDEIDQWLSNRKTEVEMLANSPLVRSMDWSVAQPYLKSELQRFKEIHQLTIVNSEGWGANTSVGPHRKNLKDREWFINAMAGQVSAANPVVSRTTGLLQINISAPIMRVPGTQVLGAMGGAIKVDRVIQVVSRLQEGVGSYAFALNSQGVAIAHPDPKMIGSAERQAPSFLESSNPALAAIAQEMVAKQAGIKLIRVNGTWNYVAYVPLKEADWSIALVIPRQNIESHLSALNLLATVLGGLLLIALIGAWRQVQLFEQTRTRAEQEALLNRLVRRIRESLELQTIVQTTVTELATLTQLDRVLFGWYDPQSQTLELVGDSHAQTLTIQPRKFQSNSSIDIAACLQQTEALQLLFVDAELEPTPLELKAHAYLALPIPLLDGGCGYLIGLHAHYLSQLDRELLKAVVDQLAVAITQAQLYNQTQQQITLLNQTLTKLNHTQLQLVQSEKMSSLGQMVAGIAHEINNPVNFIYGNLTHASSYIQDLLELIELYQELYPQPTPQIQDKAEDMELEFLKEDLSKLLASMQVGAQRIRDIVQSLRVFSRLDESEVKDVDIHQGIDSTLMLLQNRLKAKPDHPAIEVVKEYGQLPKIECHAGQLNQVFMNLLTNAIDAIEEFNAKLSYKDRQANPSRITIRTQVLTSKQIAIRIADSGAGIAEDIQQRLFDPFFTTKAVGKGTGMGLAISYQIVTETHRGQLRCISAPGQGAEFAIEIPIQKSH
- a CDS encoding IS1 family transposase (programmed frameshift); its protein translation is MQCPQCHSTQTAKNGQRRGRQCYKCKQCGRQFLESYRPWRYSNEVKQLCIKMYLNGMGLRGSERVTEIHHTTVMHWIREAGHRLDDAPEAEEIPEVTDLDELQTFVGSKRNKLWIWTAVNHKQAGILAWVIGDRSGETFKRLWSIVKCWQCFFYVTDGWKVYPMFTSQGDQIVSKTYMTRVEGENTRLRHYLARLHRKSWCYSKSVDMLKCSLRLLLHYLKDGTVPLPT